In Tachysurus fulvidraco isolate hzauxx_2018 chromosome 25, HZAU_PFXX_2.0, whole genome shotgun sequence, the following proteins share a genomic window:
- the LOC113634374 gene encoding uncharacterized protein LOC113634374 isoform X3, with protein sequence MRGGTMRYTFKPDDCMVITIPLTSVRNAAEGQLMPDKFSCRFKDTYKVYQRGWPKALGFFVSGSLAIAAAQTPLMPLMKVSFVFNIISLCLGISLAIFVCVDISITHFHGPPEFIQDRIEMGLIWIFLVLFLFEFLLSVILIHWESKALCRTHFNSLPMITLKQDM encoded by the exons ATGCGTGGCGG AACAATGAGGTACACGTTCAAACCGGACGACTGCATGGTCATCACCATCCCTCTCACTAGTGTCAGGAACGCagcagagggacagctcatgccTGACAAATTCAGCTGCAGGTTCAAGGACACCTATAAAGTGTATCAGCGCGGCTGGCCCAAAGCACTCGGG tTCTTTGTTTCTGGCAGTCTTGCGATCGCCGCTGCACAAACTCCCTTAATGCCCTTG ATGAAGGTGTCGTTTGTCTTCAACATCATTAGCCTCTGCTTGGGAATTAGCTTGGCCATTTTTGTATGTGTGGACATTAGTATTACCCACTTTCATGGTCCTCCTgag TTTATACAGGACAGAATAGAAATGGGATTAATCTGGATATTCTTAGTGTTGTTCCTCTTCGAGTTTCTCCTCTCTGTGATCCTGATCCACTGGGAGAGTAAAGCATTGTGTCGAACTCATTTCAACAGCCTG CCCATGATCACACTGAAGCAGGACATGTGA
- the LOC113634374 gene encoding uncharacterized protein LOC113634374 isoform X1, whose translation MRGGTMRYTFKPDDCMVITIPLTSVRNAAEGQLMPDKFSCRFKDTYKVYQRGWPKALGAAQIATAVFILCLGGIKLSFNPRSLFSFLCFVMIPSILFFVSGSLAIAAAQTPLMPLMKVSFVFNIISLCLGISLAIFVCVDISITHFHGPPEFIQDRIEMGLIWIFLVLFLFEFLLSVILIHWESKALCRTHFNSLPMITLKQDM comes from the exons ATGCGTGGCGG AACAATGAGGTACACGTTCAAACCGGACGACTGCATGGTCATCACCATCCCTCTCACTAGTGTCAGGAACGCagcagagggacagctcatgccTGACAAATTCAGCTGCAGGTTCAAGGACACCTATAAAGTGTATCAGCGCGGCTGGCCCAAAGCACTCGGG GCAGCTCAGATCGCCACTGCAGTCTTTATCCTGTGTTTGGGAGGAATCAAACTCAGCTTCAATCCTcgttcacttttttcttttctttgttttgtcatGATTCCAAGCATCCTG tTCTTTGTTTCTGGCAGTCTTGCGATCGCCGCTGCACAAACTCCCTTAATGCCCTTG ATGAAGGTGTCGTTTGTCTTCAACATCATTAGCCTCTGCTTGGGAATTAGCTTGGCCATTTTTGTATGTGTGGACATTAGTATTACCCACTTTCATGGTCCTCCTgag TTTATACAGGACAGAATAGAAATGGGATTAATCTGGATATTCTTAGTGTTGTTCCTCTTCGAGTTTCTCCTCTCTGTGATCCTGATCCACTGGGAGAGTAAAGCATTGTGTCGAACTCATTTCAACAGCCTG CCCATGATCACACTGAAGCAGGACATGTGA
- the LOC113634374 gene encoding uncharacterized protein LOC113634374 isoform X2: protein MRYTFKPDDCMVITIPLTSVRNAAEGQLMPDKFSCRFKDTYKVYQRGWPKALGAAQIATAVFILCLGGIKLSFNPRSLFSFLCFVMIPSILFFVSGSLAIAAAQTPLMPLMKVSFVFNIISLCLGISLAIFVCVDISITHFHGPPEFIQDRIEMGLIWIFLVLFLFEFLLSVILIHWESKALCRTHFNSLPMITLKQDM from the exons ATGAGGTACACGTTCAAACCGGACGACTGCATGGTCATCACCATCCCTCTCACTAGTGTCAGGAACGCagcagagggacagctcatgccTGACAAATTCAGCTGCAGGTTCAAGGACACCTATAAAGTGTATCAGCGCGGCTGGCCCAAAGCACTCGGG GCAGCTCAGATCGCCACTGCAGTCTTTATCCTGTGTTTGGGAGGAATCAAACTCAGCTTCAATCCTcgttcacttttttcttttctttgttttgtcatGATTCCAAGCATCCTG tTCTTTGTTTCTGGCAGTCTTGCGATCGCCGCTGCACAAACTCCCTTAATGCCCTTG ATGAAGGTGTCGTTTGTCTTCAACATCATTAGCCTCTGCTTGGGAATTAGCTTGGCCATTTTTGTATGTGTGGACATTAGTATTACCCACTTTCATGGTCCTCCTgag TTTATACAGGACAGAATAGAAATGGGATTAATCTGGATATTCTTAGTGTTGTTCCTCTTCGAGTTTCTCCTCTCTGTGATCCTGATCCACTGGGAGAGTAAAGCATTGTGTCGAACTCATTTCAACAGCCTG CCCATGATCACACTGAAGCAGGACATGTGA